From a region of the Nitrospira sp. genome:
- a CDS encoding M28 family peptidase translates to MADIRTLSGPSFNGRQSGTKDDHESARWVAQEFLSAGLRLPNIRNGPLILPFIEDKKGNFLGAMATLVPTVTIAPDPILKIGTTSTLSAKQVGADYFPIFDSPSADIQAQIVFVGYGIVDPAQGIDDYAGIDVNNCIVLFLRGKPEHYQRSVSHADKVRVARDHGAIGYLMATGPILHPYEARKGVTGNPSAFYGQLPLDQAIPGAWISTPLAQEILAEPKGEIPDRLRAFQEKLNHTPASQAVLTGKFASLQWKTTTTEGALINVVGMIPGTGTDAVIIGAHRDHFGRAGGVLFPGADDNASGTAVILEVARALAKAELRPSRTIFFVSFSGEERDLLGSRLYTSRPLVPLSATKAMINIDHAGVGNGRLTVGVTGLEKDVLLETGKAAGVHDKLDLYGFFPGGDHVPFKEAGVPTVTVVSGGVHPHFHQPTDTADTIDPEILRTVSRYVLAVTCRLAYEP, encoded by the coding sequence ATGGCGGACATTCGGACACTCAGCGGTCCCTCATTCAATGGACGGCAGAGTGGCACGAAGGATGATCACGAATCAGCGCGATGGGTGGCACAAGAGTTTCTCTCGGCTGGATTGCGGCTGCCGAACATTCGTAATGGCCCACTGATATTGCCCTTCATAGAGGATAAAAAAGGCAACTTTTTAGGGGCTATGGCCACCCTCGTACCCACCGTGACGATTGCACCGGACCCAATACTGAAGATCGGCACCACAAGCACCTTATCCGCAAAACAGGTCGGTGCCGATTACTTCCCTATTTTTGACTCTCCATCCGCGGACATCCAAGCCCAGATCGTCTTCGTCGGATACGGCATCGTCGATCCTGCACAAGGCATCGACGACTATGCAGGTATCGACGTGAACAATTGCATCGTCTTGTTTTTGCGGGGCAAGCCGGAACATTACCAACGTTCCGTCAGCCATGCCGATAAGGTTCGAGTCGCCCGGGATCACGGGGCGATAGGCTATCTCATGGCCACCGGACCGATCCTCCACCCCTATGAGGCTCGAAAAGGCGTCACGGGAAATCCCAGCGCGTTCTACGGACAATTGCCACTTGATCAGGCTATTCCGGGCGCATGGATCAGCACACCCCTAGCCCAAGAGATTCTTGCGGAGCCAAAGGGGGAAATTCCCGATCGTCTGCGGGCTTTTCAAGAAAAACTGAACCACACCCCTGCGTCACAAGCCGTCCTGACCGGCAAGTTTGCCTCGCTTCAGTGGAAGACGACGACCACGGAGGGGGCCTTGATCAACGTAGTGGGGATGATCCCTGGAACCGGAACGGACGCGGTGATTATCGGGGCTCATCGTGATCACTTCGGTCGCGCAGGAGGCGTGCTCTTCCCGGGAGCAGATGACAACGCCTCCGGAACAGCCGTGATCTTGGAGGTGGCACGGGCTCTGGCGAAAGCCGAGCTGCGGCCATCCCGAACGATCTTCTTTGTCTCGTTTAGCGGTGAAGAACGCGATCTTCTTGGCTCGCGCCTGTATACCTCGCGGCCATTGGTCCCGCTCAGTGCAACGAAAGCCATGATCAACATCGACCATGCCGGTGTCGGAAACGGACGGCTCACCGTAGGCGTGACAGGATTAGAAAAGGATGTCCTGCTGGAAACAGGGAAGGCTGCCGGAGTTCATGACAAACTGGACCTGTACGGATTTTTCCCCGGAGGCGATCATGTGCCGTTCAAGGAAGCCGGCGTGCCGACGGTCACCGTGGTCAGCGGCGGCGTGCATCCGCATTTTCATCAACCGACGGATACCGCCGATACCATCGATCCGGAAATTCTAAGAACCGTTTCTCGCTATGTATTGGCGGTGACCTGTCGCCTAGCCTATGAACCGTGA